In Rhodococcus rhodochrous, a single genomic region encodes these proteins:
- a CDS encoding electron transfer flavoprotein subunit alpha/FixB family protein — MAEVLVLVEHAEGALKKVSTELITAARVLGEPSAVVAGAPGTADALQDALAAAGAVKVYAAESEDVDNYLVTPKVDVLASLVESTSPAAVITAASVEGKEVSGRLAARIGSGLLVDVVDVKADGSAVHSIFGGAFTVDAKANGEVPVISVRPGAIEAKPEAAAAERVAVEVPAQEENAVKIVSRDPIVGGDRPELTEASIVVSGGRGVGSAEKFSVVEELADSLGAAVGASRAAVDSGYYPGQFQVGQTGKTVSPQLYVALGISGAIQHRAGMQTSKTIVAVNKDEEAPIFEIADYGVVGDLFNVAPQLTEEVKKHKG; from the coding sequence ATGGCAGAAGTACTCGTGCTCGTCGAGCATGCCGAGGGCGCGCTCAAGAAGGTCAGCACCGAACTCATCACCGCCGCGCGTGTGCTGGGTGAACCCTCCGCCGTCGTCGCAGGTGCCCCCGGCACCGCCGACGCGCTGCAGGACGCCCTCGCCGCCGCCGGTGCGGTCAAGGTCTACGCCGCCGAGTCGGAAGACGTCGACAACTACCTGGTGACCCCGAAGGTCGACGTCCTCGCGTCGCTCGTCGAGTCCACCAGCCCCGCCGCCGTCATCACCGCCGCGTCCGTGGAGGGTAAGGAGGTGTCGGGTCGCCTCGCTGCCCGCATCGGTTCCGGCCTGCTCGTCGACGTCGTCGACGTCAAGGCCGACGGTTCCGCCGTGCACTCGATCTTCGGTGGCGCGTTCACCGTCGACGCCAAGGCCAACGGTGAGGTCCCCGTGATCTCCGTCCGCCCGGGCGCCATCGAGGCCAAGCCCGAGGCTGCCGCCGCAGAGCGCGTGGCCGTCGAGGTTCCGGCCCAGGAAGAGAACGCCGTGAAGATCGTCTCGCGCGATCCGATCGTCGGTGGCGACCGTCCGGAGCTCACCGAGGCGTCGATCGTCGTCTCCGGTGGCCGCGGTGTCGGTTCGGCCGAGAAGTTCTCCGTCGTCGAGGAGCTCGCCGACTCGCTCGGTGCCGCCGTCGGTGCCTCCCGCGCCGCCGTCGACTCGGGCTACTACCCGGGCCAGTTCCAGGTCGGTCAGACCGGTAAGACGGTCTCCCCGCAGCTGTACGTCGCGCTCGGTATCTCCGGCGCCATCCAGCACCGCGCCGGCATGCAGACGTCGAAGACCATCGTCGCGGTCAACAAGGACGAAGAGGCCCCGATCTTCGAGATCGCGGACTACGGCGTCGTCGGCGACCTGTTCAACGTCGCTCCGCAGCTGACCGAAGAGGTCAAGAAGCACAAGGGCTGA
- a CDS encoding electron transfer flavoprotein subunit beta/FixA family protein produces MTNIVVLIKQVPDTWSERKLSDGDYTLDREAADAVLDEINERAVEEALLIKERDGGEVTVLTAGPDRATDAIRKALSMGADKAIHLNDPAMHGSDSIQTAYAIAAALGQIEGVELVIAGNEATDGRVGAVPAIIAEYLGLPHLTHLRKLTIADGKATGERETDEGVFGIEAPLPAIVSVTEKINEPRFPSFKGIMAAKKKEVQTLTLADIGLDPEIFGVANAASTVTGVTPKPPRTAGERVTDEGDGGTKIAQYLVGQKII; encoded by the coding sequence ATGACGAACATCGTCGTTTTGATCAAGCAGGTCCCCGACACGTGGTCCGAGCGCAAGCTCAGCGACGGCGACTACACGCTCGACCGTGAGGCCGCCGACGCCGTGCTCGACGAGATCAACGAGCGCGCCGTCGAGGAAGCTCTGCTCATCAAGGAGCGCGACGGCGGCGAGGTCACCGTTCTGACCGCCGGCCCGGACCGCGCCACCGACGCCATCCGCAAGGCGCTGTCCATGGGCGCCGACAAGGCGATCCACCTCAACGATCCCGCCATGCACGGCTCCGACTCGATCCAGACCGCGTACGCGATCGCCGCTGCACTCGGCCAGATCGAGGGTGTCGAGCTGGTCATCGCCGGTAACGAGGCCACCGACGGTCGCGTGGGCGCCGTGCCCGCGATCATCGCCGAGTACCTGGGCCTGCCCCACCTGACGCACCTGCGCAAGCTCACCATCGCGGACGGCAAGGCCACCGGCGAGCGCGAGACCGACGAAGGTGTCTTCGGTATCGAGGCTCCGCTCCCCGCCATCGTCTCGGTCACCGAGAAGATCAACGAGCCCCGCTTCCCCTCCTTCAAGGGCATCATGGCCGCCAAGAAGAAGGAAGTTCAGACCCTCACCCTCGCCGACATCGGTCTCGATCCCGAGATCTTCGGTGTTGCGAACGCTGCGTCCACCGTCACCGGTGTGACCCCGAAGCCCCCGCGCACCGCGGGTGAGCGCGTCACCGACGAGGGCGACGGCGGCACCAAGATCGCTCAGTACCTGGTCGGCCAGAAGATCATCTGA
- a CDS encoding class I SAM-dependent methyltransferase — protein sequence MAVSDTPARADDAHTLPLTGERTVPGIAEENYWFRRHEVVYQHFLPRCENRTVLEAGAGEGYGADMIADVATRVIGLDYDESAVAHIRARYPRVDMRHGNLAELPLEDESVDTVVNFQVIEHLWDQTQFLRECHRVLTPGGELLISTPNRITFSPGRDTPLNPFHTRELNAAELTELLEDAGFRVELMTGVHHGPALRALDAKHGGSFIDAQIERALAGRPWPDDLAADVAIVSTDDFAIVPENIDASLDLVAIAVKDPAAKDTAP from the coding sequence GTGGCGGTGAGCGACACCCCCGCCCGCGCCGACGACGCGCACACCCTCCCCCTCACCGGCGAACGGACGGTCCCCGGCATCGCCGAGGAGAACTATTGGTTCCGACGTCACGAGGTCGTCTACCAGCACTTTCTCCCCCGCTGTGAGAATCGGACCGTCCTCGAGGCCGGCGCCGGCGAAGGCTACGGAGCCGACATGATCGCCGACGTCGCGACGCGCGTGATCGGCCTCGACTACGACGAGAGCGCCGTCGCGCACATCCGCGCGCGCTACCCCCGCGTGGACATGCGGCACGGCAATCTCGCCGAACTCCCCCTCGAGGACGAATCGGTCGATACGGTCGTGAACTTCCAGGTGATCGAGCATCTGTGGGATCAGACACAGTTCCTACGCGAATGTCACCGCGTTCTCACTCCCGGTGGCGAGTTGCTGATCAGCACCCCCAACCGCATCACCTTCTCCCCCGGCCGCGACACCCCGCTCAACCCCTTCCACACCCGCGAGCTGAACGCCGCCGAACTGACGGAACTGCTCGAGGACGCCGGCTTCCGCGTCGAACTCATGACCGGCGTGCACCACGGCCCCGCGCTGCGCGCACTCGACGCCAAACACGGCGGATCGTTCATCGACGCCCAGATCGAGCGCGCGCTCGCCGGTCGGCCGTGGCCGGACGATCTCGCCGCCGACGTCGCCATCGTCTCCACCGACGACTTCGCCATCGTCCCCGAGAACATCGACGCGAGCCTCGATCTCGTCGCGATCGCCGTGAAGGACCCCGCAGCGAAGGACACCGCTCCGTGA
- a CDS encoding glycoside hydrolase family 57 protein has protein sequence MFALVLHSHLPWLAHHGRWPVGEEWLYQSWAATYLPVTDVLRRLAAEGRTRMLTLGITPVLAAQLDDPHCLAGMHHWLGNWRLRAHEAAGMREESYRALGAREHRAATAALEDFETHWRHGGSPVVRQLIDAEAIELLGGPLAHPFQPLLDPRLRAFSLSEGLDDAHARWNHRPRGIWGPECGYTPGMENGYAAAGVEHFMVDGPALRGDTSLGRTVRDSDVVCFGRDLQVSYRVWSPKSGYPGHSAYRDFHTYCHDTGLKPSRVTGRTVPSHEKAPYDPELASQAVDRHVADFVETIRQRLRSESDRIGRDALVVAAFDTELFGHWWYEGPIFLERLLRALPEAGIEVGTLADARDRGYVGASVDLENSSWGSGKDWRVWAGDQVADLVRLDDEVVRTTLDSIDKAREQSTSSVALRNRVHDQMLREALLTVSSDWAFMVSKDTAAAYARDRAHKHAHALREIAEAVDSGRTETAQRLADGWNRADNLFPGLDARRLPGRHGGPR, from the coding sequence ATGTTCGCGCTCGTCCTCCACTCCCACCTCCCCTGGCTCGCCCATCACGGCCGGTGGCCCGTCGGCGAGGAATGGCTCTACCAGTCGTGGGCAGCGACCTACCTGCCCGTCACCGATGTCCTGCGGCGACTCGCCGCCGAAGGCCGGACCCGGATGCTCACACTCGGCATCACTCCGGTACTCGCCGCGCAACTCGACGACCCGCACTGCCTCGCCGGGATGCACCACTGGCTCGGCAACTGGCGGCTCCGCGCGCACGAGGCCGCCGGCATGCGGGAGGAGTCCTACCGCGCGCTCGGCGCCCGCGAGCACCGCGCGGCCACCGCGGCACTGGAGGACTTCGAAACCCATTGGCGCCACGGCGGATCCCCCGTCGTGCGGCAGCTGATCGACGCCGAAGCGATCGAACTGCTCGGTGGGCCTCTCGCCCATCCGTTCCAGCCCCTCCTCGATCCGCGACTGCGCGCCTTCTCGCTGTCCGAGGGCCTCGACGACGCCCACGCCCGCTGGAACCATCGCCCGCGCGGCATCTGGGGCCCGGAGTGCGGTTACACACCGGGCATGGAGAACGGTTACGCCGCAGCGGGAGTCGAGCACTTCATGGTCGACGGCCCCGCGCTGCGCGGCGACACCTCGCTCGGCCGCACCGTCCGCGACTCGGACGTCGTGTGCTTCGGCCGCGACCTGCAGGTCTCGTACCGCGTGTGGTCGCCGAAGTCCGGCTACCCCGGCCACTCCGCCTACCGCGACTTCCACACCTACTGCCACGACACCGGACTCAAGCCGTCCCGCGTCACGGGCCGCACGGTGCCCTCGCACGAGAAGGCGCCCTACGACCCCGAACTCGCGTCGCAGGCCGTCGACCGGCACGTCGCCGACTTCGTCGAGACGATCCGGCAACGACTGCGCAGTGAGTCCGACCGCATCGGCCGGGACGCACTCGTCGTCGCGGCCTTCGACACGGAACTGTTCGGCCACTGGTGGTACGAGGGCCCGATCTTCCTCGAACGACTGCTCCGTGCTCTTCCCGAAGCCGGCATCGAGGTCGGAACACTCGCCGATGCCCGCGACCGCGGATATGTCGGAGCCTCGGTCGATCTGGAGAACTCGTCGTGGGGTTCGGGCAAGGACTGGCGGGTGTGGGCCGGCGACCAGGTCGCCGATCTCGTGCGCCTCGACGACGAAGTGGTGCGCACGACCCTCGACAGCATCGACAAGGCCCGCGAGCAGAGCACGTCGTCCGTCGCACTCCGCAACCGCGTGCACGACCAGATGTTGCGCGAAGCGCTGCTGACGGTGTCCAGCGACTGGGCGTTCATGGTCAGCAAGGACACTGCCGCCGCCTACGCGCGCGACCGCGCACACAAACACGCCCACGCCCTGCGGGAGATCGCCGAGGCGGTCGACTCCGGACGCACCGAGACGGCACAGCGTCTGGCCGACGGATGGAACCGCGCCGACAATCTCTTCCCAGGACTCGACGCCCGACGACTGCCCGGACGCCACGGAGGCCCGCGATGA
- a CDS encoding glycosyltransferase family 4 protein — MKILLVSWEYPPVVVGGLGRHVHHLATELAAAGNEVVVLSRRPTGTDASTHPTISHIADGVLVVAVAEDAPHFDFGEDMIAWTLAMGHAMVRAGIGLSRGGIGEGWYPDVVHAHDWLVAHPAIALAEYFDVPLVSTLHATEAGRHSGWLSGRINRQVHSVEWWLANESDRLITCSASMHDEVTELYGPDLPEISVIRNGIDITTWSYREREPRPGPARLLYVGRLEYEKGVQDAIAALPRIRRSHPGTTLVVAGEGTQFEWLREQARVHRVARSVSFLGNLDHTELLGWLHGADAIVLPSRYEPFGIIALEAAAAGTPLITSTAGGLGEAVVDGVTGLSFRPGDVAGLVSAVRETLDDPEAAQVRARAARARLTDDFDWRRVAEETAQVYSSAKRRVRHPLARPTIPQRPLPDRG; from the coding sequence ATGAAGATCCTGCTCGTCTCATGGGAATACCCACCCGTCGTCGTCGGCGGCCTGGGCAGACACGTCCACCACCTCGCCACCGAACTCGCCGCGGCGGGCAACGAGGTGGTGGTGCTGTCCCGTCGTCCTACCGGCACCGATGCGTCGACCCACCCCACGATCAGCCACATCGCCGACGGCGTGCTCGTGGTGGCGGTCGCGGAGGACGCCCCCCACTTCGACTTCGGCGAGGACATGATCGCCTGGACCCTGGCGATGGGCCACGCGATGGTCCGCGCCGGGATCGGATTGAGCCGCGGCGGCATCGGCGAAGGCTGGTATCCCGACGTCGTCCATGCCCACGACTGGCTCGTCGCCCACCCCGCGATCGCGCTGGCCGAGTACTTCGACGTGCCGCTCGTGTCGACCCTGCACGCAACCGAGGCCGGTCGCCACAGCGGCTGGCTGTCGGGCCGAATCAACCGGCAGGTGCATTCCGTCGAGTGGTGGCTCGCCAACGAATCCGACCGTCTCATCACGTGTTCGGCATCGATGCACGACGAGGTCACCGAGCTGTACGGCCCGGACCTCCCGGAGATCTCGGTGATCCGCAACGGCATCGACATCACCACCTGGTCGTACCGCGAGCGTGAGCCGCGTCCCGGGCCGGCACGACTGCTCTACGTCGGTCGCCTCGAATACGAGAAGGGTGTGCAGGACGCGATCGCCGCGCTCCCCCGCATCCGCCGCTCGCATCCCGGCACGACCCTCGTGGTCGCCGGTGAGGGCACCCAGTTCGAGTGGCTGCGCGAGCAGGCACGCGTGCACCGCGTCGCACGCTCGGTGAGCTTCCTCGGCAACCTCGACCACACCGAACTTCTCGGCTGGCTGCACGGCGCGGACGCGATCGTGCTGCCGAGCCGCTACGAGCCGTTCGGCATCATCGCCCTCGAGGCCGCAGCGGCGGGTACCCCGCTCATCACGTCCACCGCAGGTGGACTGGGCGAAGCCGTGGTCGACGGCGTGACCGGACTGTCGTTCCGGCCCGGCGACGTGGCCGGACTCGTCTCGGCGGTCCGGGAGACCCTCGACGATCCCGAGGCCGCACAGGTGCGCGCGCGGGCTGCTCGGGCACGACTGACCGACGACTTCGACTGGCGCCGCGTCGCCGAGGAGACCGCGCAGGTCTATTCGTCGGCGAAGCGGCGGGTGCGGCACCCGCTGGCCCGCCCGACGATCCCGCAACGACCACTCCCGGATCGCGGATGA
- a CDS encoding GNAT family N-acetyltransferase — translation MNEQHTVEVERLAPHESDVAAVTELLNAVYAVAEDGMWVPGTTRTDTDEITRYAREGSIRIARSHGRVVGCIRVTPVGATTAEFGMLASDPKVRGTGVGRLLIDTVETEFAERGFETMQLEVIRPRDTSHGSKVFLDRLYTRLGYVPEEPAPLDTRHPELVPALAVPCETVVYRKPLARS, via the coding sequence ATGAACGAGCAGCACACCGTCGAGGTCGAGCGCCTCGCCCCGCACGAATCCGACGTCGCCGCCGTCACCGAACTGCTCAACGCGGTCTACGCGGTGGCCGAGGACGGCATGTGGGTGCCGGGCACCACACGGACCGACACGGACGAGATCACCCGGTACGCGCGGGAGGGCAGCATCCGCATCGCCCGCTCGCACGGCCGGGTGGTCGGCTGCATCCGCGTGACCCCGGTCGGCGCGACGACGGCCGAGTTCGGGATGCTCGCCTCCGACCCGAAGGTCCGCGGCACGGGCGTCGGCCGCCTGCTGATCGACACGGTCGAGACGGAGTTCGCCGAGCGCGGTTTCGAGACGATGCAGCTCGAGGTGATCCGTCCGCGCGACACCTCGCACGGGTCGAAGGTGTTCCTCGACCGGCTCTACACCCGGCTCGGCTACGTGCCGGAGGAACCCGCGCCGCTCGATACGCGCCATCCGGAACTTGTTCCGGCTCTTGCGGTCCCGTGCGAGACCGTCGTGTACCGGAAGCCTCTGGCTCGATCCTGA